The following coding sequences lie in one Euhalothece natronophila Z-M001 genomic window:
- a CDS encoding ABC transporter permease codes for MNWWRKLKKNSLARIGASLLLIFYLMVIGADFVAPYDPYASEMDGSLLPPTEIYFRNQETGDWIGPHVYPTQQGETDIETGDRELIVDFEEPTPLTLFAAGTSYRIFPLYLPLPPDFEPVEIFSGWEVDWHLFGTTGEAKYHLLGTDEQGRDQFSRLVHGGRISLFIGLFGIAISFPLGMLFGGISGYFGGTVDAIIMRLVEVLMTIPTIYLLVALAAVLPPTLSSTQRFILIVVITSFVSWSGLARVIRGQVLSIKQREFVEAARAMGGNSFYIILRHVLPQTATYIIISATLAIPSFILAESVLSLIGLGIQQPDPSWGNLLSVATNASILVLQPWLVWPPAIMIILTVLAFNLLGDGLRDALDPR; via the coding sequence ATGAACTGGTGGCGAAAACTCAAAAAGAATTCTTTAGCTCGAATCGGCGCATCCTTGCTACTCATTTTTTATTTAATGGTCATTGGCGCTGATTTTGTTGCCCCCTATGATCCTTATGCCTCAGAGATGGATGGCTCTTTGTTGCCTCCCACAGAAATTTACTTTCGCAATCAGGAGACAGGAGACTGGATTGGCCCCCATGTTTATCCCACGCAACAGGGAGAAACGGATATTGAAACAGGAGATCGAGAATTAATTGTTGATTTTGAAGAACCCACCCCTTTAACATTATTTGCTGCTGGTACTTCTTATCGCATTTTTCCGCTTTATTTACCCCTTCCGCCAGATTTTGAACCTGTAGAAATTTTCTCAGGTTGGGAAGTTGATTGGCATTTATTTGGAACAACAGGTGAGGCTAAATATCATCTTTTAGGAACAGACGAACAAGGCAGGGATCAATTTTCACGCTTAGTTCACGGAGGAAGAATTAGCTTATTTATTGGTTTATTTGGAATTGCCATTTCTTTTCCATTAGGAATGCTGTTTGGTGGCATTTCTGGGTATTTTGGAGGCACAGTTGATGCTATTATCATGCGGTTAGTGGAAGTTTTAATGACCATTCCCACGATCTATTTATTAGTTGCTTTAGCGGCAGTTTTACCGCCAACATTAAGCAGCACTCAGCGTTTTATCTTAATTGTTGTCATTACTTCTTTTGTTAGTTGGTCGGGACTAGCTAGGGTGATTCGCGGACAAGTTTTATCCATTAAGCAACGAGAGTTTGTGGAAGCCGCTCGCGCGATGGGGGGAAATTCTTTTTATATTATTCTCCGCCATGTTCTCCCCCAAACCGCAACTTACATTATTATTTCGGCGACACTTGCCATTCCCAGCTTTATTTTAGCCGAGTCAGTGTTGAGTTTAATTGGGCTAGGGATTCAACAACCTGATCCCTCTTGGGGAAACTTGCTGTCTGTGGCGACCAATGCTTCTATCCTCGTCTTACAGCCGTGGTTGGTGTGGCCCCCAGCAATTATGATTATTTTAACGGTTTTAGCCTTTAATCTGTTAGGAGATGGCTTAAGGGATGCTCTTGATCCACGTTAG
- the cbiT gene encoding precorrin-6Y C5,15-methyltransferase subunit CbiT gives MASSIWPYKSPGIPDHLFERLPGIPLTKREVRILLLSYLRLEPDSVLWDVGAGTGTIPVESGLLCPDARIFAVERDEEVVDLIRHNCTRFGVKNVQVIQGVAPDCLSKLPKSPHRVCLEGGKDVHKNLEQVWQYIQPQGRVVAVANNLDSLYRLSETLAKLQARNIEVVQSSVNRLETRGPTQVFAAVDPIFILSGEKF, from the coding sequence ATGGCTTCTTCGATCTGGCCCTACAAAAGCCCTGGCATTCCTGATCACTTGTTTGAACGTCTCCCTGGAATTCCCCTAACCAAACGGGAAGTGAGAATTTTATTACTGTCCTATTTGCGCTTAGAACCCGATTCTGTGTTATGGGATGTGGGCGCAGGAACAGGAACAATTCCTGTTGAATCTGGGTTATTATGTCCTGATGCTCGCATTTTTGCGGTGGAAAGAGATGAAGAGGTGGTGGATTTAATTCGTCATAATTGCACGCGCTTTGGGGTAAAAAATGTGCAGGTGATTCAAGGGGTTGCCCCAGATTGTCTGAGTAAGTTACCTAAATCTCCCCATCGCGTTTGTTTGGAAGGGGGAAAAGATGTACATAAAAATTTAGAACAAGTTTGGCAATATATTCAGCCGCAAGGACGAGTCGTAGCAGTGGCAAATAATTTAGATAGTTTATATCGTCTCTCGGAAACCTTAGCGAAACTACAAGCTCGCAATATTGAAGTAGTACAGTCTTCTGTAAACCGCTTGGAAACTCGGGGACCAACTCAGGTATTTGCTGCCGTTGATCCCATTTTTATCTTGAGTGGCGAGAAGTTTTGA
- a CDS encoding TPM domain-containing protein, with amino-acid sequence MLIPSLRRFIVLFISCLLGLSTLFANPAPAQAFDNPSLLPEKQTPIIDLANFLPTLQEESLTEEIKEFEEETGWKLRILTQYDQTPGRAVKEYWNLNDQSVLLVADARGGNLLAFNVGDEVYNLLPRTFWVELQTRFGNMFYVEKNGENNAIAQSLETVKGCLAEGGCNVVPGLPQEQWILTLITSVVGGVVFGLAARPRKQDQIVAWQWALLLSPLWGILFIAFGIGPVVTRTAEWLPLLRNILGFMLGALVAYLTPIFNNESTHSEGKT; translated from the coding sequence ATGCTTATTCCGTCTTTAAGACGCTTTATTGTGCTCTTTATCAGTTGTCTTTTGGGGCTCTCTACGCTTTTTGCTAATCCAGCTCCTGCTCAAGCCTTTGATAATCCTTCTTTATTGCCAGAAAAGCAAACCCCGATTATTGATTTAGCGAATTTTTTACCGACGCTACAAGAAGAATCGCTAACCGAAGAAATCAAAGAATTTGAAGAAGAAACAGGTTGGAAGCTACGGATTTTGACCCAATATGATCAAACTCCCGGACGTGCTGTTAAAGAATACTGGAACCTAAATGATCAAAGTGTTTTATTAGTAGCAGATGCCAGAGGTGGGAATCTTTTAGCTTTTAATGTGGGAGATGAGGTTTATAATCTCCTACCGCGTACCTTTTGGGTAGAATTGCAAACTCGCTTTGGCAATATGTTTTATGTGGAGAAAAACGGCGAGAATAACGCGATCGCGCAATCTCTAGAAACAGTGAAAGGATGCTTAGCAGAAGGTGGTTGTAATGTTGTTCCAGGCTTACCGCAAGAACAATGGATTCTTACTCTCATCACTTCTGTTGTTGGGGGAGTAGTCTTTGGTTTAGCCGCCCGACCTCGCAAACAAGATCAAATCGTTGCTTGGCAATGGGCTTTGTTATTATCTCCTCTATGGGGCATTCTCTTTATTGCCTTTGGCATTGGCCCCGTTGTCACTCGTACTGCTGAGTGGTTACCGTTACTACGGAATATTCTTGGTTTCATGTTAGGGGCTTTAGTTGCCTATTTAACCCCTATCTTCAACAATGAATCTACTCATTCTGAAGGTAAGACCTAA
- a CDS encoding DUF4434 domain-containing protein: MKPALTGTFLDEITHDIPSQNWRDRDWDNDFATMKEVGIDTVILIRAGYKDQVTFNSQVLQEKIGKLLPVYTDLVQLFLTLAEKYGMTFYFGTYDSGNYWLNGDYQTETEINQAFCEEFIRRYGDYQAFGGWYISHEINTYDEGMMQVYEELSRHLKKLRDVPILISPYIKGIKQFGETAISFNEHITAWDSIFARLKGIVDIVAFQDGNVAYQDLPHYLQANCQLAKKYGLTVWSNVESFDRDVPWKFPPIDYRKLRYKIEQAEAAQVDKLITFEFSHFLSPNSTFPAARQLYQRYWEWITQR, encoded by the coding sequence ATGAAACCAGCCCTCACCGGAACCTTCCTTGATGAAATCACTCATGACATTCCCTCACAAAATTGGCGCGATCGCGATTGGGATAACGATTTTGCCACTATGAAAGAAGTGGGGATTGATACTGTTATTTTAATTCGCGCTGGCTATAAAGATCAGGTTACCTTTAACTCACAAGTTTTACAGGAAAAAATTGGCAAACTCCTCCCTGTTTATACTGATCTCGTCCAATTATTCCTAACTCTAGCTGAAAAATATGGCATGACCTTTTATTTTGGGACTTATGACTCTGGAAACTACTGGTTAAATGGCGACTATCAAACCGAAACTGAGATTAATCAAGCCTTCTGTGAGGAATTTATCCGCCGTTACGGGGATTATCAGGCATTTGGCGGTTGGTATATTAGCCATGAAATTAATACCTATGATGAGGGGATGATGCAAGTGTATGAAGAATTATCCCGTCACCTGAAAAAACTTCGAGATGTTCCGATTCTAATTTCTCCCTATATTAAGGGCATTAAACAGTTTGGAGAAACTGCCATTTCTTTCAATGAGCATATTACTGCTTGGGATTCCATATTTGCTCGTTTAAAAGGCATTGTGGATATTGTCGCCTTTCAAGATGGGAATGTGGCTTATCAAGACTTACCCCATTATTTGCAAGCGAATTGTCAACTGGCAAAGAAATACGGTTTAACGGTTTGGAGTAATGTGGAGAGCTTTGATCGGGATGTTCCTTGGAAGTTTCCCCCGATTGATTATCGTAAACTCCGTTATAAAATTGAGCAAGCCGAAGCCGCGCAAGTGGATAAACTGATCACTTTTGAATTTTCTCATTTTCTTAGCCCTAATTCCACATTTCCCGCCGCTAGACAGTTATACCAGCGTTATTGGGAATGGATCACTCAGCGATAA
- a CDS encoding glucose-6-phosphate isomerase, whose protein sequence is MDQSQLWQRYQDWLYYDPDLNFYLDISRMRFSDQFVQEMQPQFQKAFQDMADLEAGAIANPDENRMVGHYWLRNPDLAPNAELKADITDTLEKLKTFAAQVHSGYIHPPKEARFTDVISIGIGGSALGPQFVSQALAPLDAPLNLHFIDNTDPKGIDDQLEQLRDRLSSTLVLVISKSGGTPETRNGMIEVQKAYEAQNLNFGSHAVAITGKGSKLEQIAISEGWITTFPMHDWVGGRTSEMSAVGLVPAALQGIDIDSILEGAKTMDNLTRKSQLKTNPAALLSLAWYAAGNGKGEKDMVVLPYKDSLSLFSRYLQQLVMESLGKEKDLDGNTVYQGIAVYGNKGSTDQHAYVQQLREGVPNFFATFIEVLKDRDGDSPEVEAGVTSGDYLSGLLQGTRLALYENERDSITITVGEVTPRTVGALIALYERAVGLYASLVNINAYHQPGVEAGKKAAASILELQNNVIEVLQQEKTSLSLSEIAQKVNAPDSVEAIYKIIRHLHSNYRGVKVEGNWGKPSDLKISWAN, encoded by the coding sequence ATGGATCAATCCCAACTTTGGCAACGCTATCAGGACTGGCTCTATTATGACCCAGACTTAAACTTTTATCTCGATATTAGCCGGATGCGTTTCTCAGATCAGTTTGTACAAGAAATGCAACCGCAATTTCAAAAAGCCTTCCAAGACATGGCAGACTTAGAAGCAGGAGCAATAGCCAATCCTGATGAAAATCGGATGGTAGGTCATTATTGGCTACGAAATCCTGATCTTGCTCCCAATGCGGAATTAAAAGCTGATATTACCGACACCTTAGAAAAGCTTAAAACCTTTGCCGCGCAAGTACACAGTGGTTATATTCATCCCCCCAAAGAAGCTCGCTTTACGGATGTGATTTCCATTGGCATTGGGGGATCAGCATTGGGACCCCAATTTGTATCTCAAGCCTTAGCCCCTCTTGATGCCCCCCTAAATCTTCATTTTATTGATAATACCGATCCCAAAGGAATAGATGATCAATTAGAACAGTTGCGCGATCGTTTATCCAGTACCCTTGTTTTAGTGATTTCCAAGTCAGGAGGAACCCCTGAAACCCGTAATGGAATGATTGAAGTTCAAAAAGCTTATGAAGCGCAAAACTTAAACTTTGGTTCTCATGCAGTTGCCATTACCGGCAAAGGCTCAAAATTAGAACAAATTGCTATAAGCGAGGGTTGGATTACCACTTTCCCCATGCACGATTGGGTAGGGGGGCGCACCTCGGAAATGTCTGCCGTAGGATTAGTACCAGCTGCCTTACAAGGGATTGATATTGATTCCATATTGGAAGGGGCAAAAACCATGGATAATCTCACTCGGAAATCTCAATTAAAAACCAATCCAGCCGCCTTACTAAGTTTAGCTTGGTATGCAGCAGGGAATGGCAAAGGAGAAAAAGACATGGTGGTATTGCCCTATAAAGATAGCCTTAGCTTATTCTCCCGTTACTTACAACAGCTAGTAATGGAGTCTCTTGGTAAAGAAAAAGACCTCGATGGCAATACTGTTTATCAAGGAATTGCTGTTTATGGGAATAAAGGAAGTACAGATCAACACGCCTATGTTCAACAGTTACGAGAGGGAGTTCCTAATTTCTTTGCCACCTTTATTGAAGTCTTAAAAGATCGCGATGGAGACTCCCCCGAAGTAGAAGCTGGAGTAACTTCAGGAGATTATCTTTCTGGATTATTACAAGGGACTCGCTTAGCGTTATATGAGAATGAACGTGATTCCATTACGATTACCGTGGGAGAAGTTACCCCCCGAACTGTGGGAGCTTTAATTGCGTTATATGAACGCGCCGTCGGGCTTTACGCCTCTTTAGTCAATATCAATGCTTATCACCAACCTGGGGTAGAAGCCGGGAAAAAAGCGGCTGCTTCTATCTTAGAATTACAGAACAATGTTATCGAGGTGCTTCAACAAGAAAAAACTTCTCTCTCTCTGTCAGAAATTGCCCAAAAAGTTAACGCTCCTGACTCAGTAGAAGCCATTTATAAAATAATTCGTCATCTCCACAGTAATTATCGTGGGGTAAAAGTGGAAGGAAACTGGGGAAAACCCAGTGATCTTAAAATTTCTTGGGCAAATTAA
- the dnaX gene encoding DNA polymerase III subunit gamma/tau, with the protein MPYEPLHQKYRPQTFADLVGQSAIADTLTNAIKRQRIAAAYLFSGPRGTGKTSSARILAKSLNCLNSSEPTAEPCGVCESCRAISQSNALDIIEIDAASNTGVDNIRELIERSSFAPVQSRYKLYIIDECLTGDSLIHTSQGLMRIDDPNIQGKTVLSYNESQGTWEYKRVLRWLNQGIKPTLLIQTSHRQIRCTENHLIRTEQGWIQAKNLKEGMKILSPARGNTALESIGSISLASKEAVYDLEVEENHNFVANGLLVHNCHMLSTAAFNALLKTLEEPPPRVVFVLATTDPQRVLPTIISRCQRFDFRRIPLTAMVSHLSDIAQKEDIDITPEALSVIAQVSHGGLRDAQSLLDQLSLLSEQITIERVWDLVGAIPEQDLITLLQAIKQQNGEQVITLCRQLMDRGREPIIVLQNLAGFYRDLLLAKTAPQQSQLVALTASTWKQLCEEAQQWTIQDILAGQKHLQDSEAQVKHTTQPRLWLEVTLLGLINTTGNQPTVTQKKASLPIPETPVTSQSEVTTPPPEKKKVEPKTPVSQPSSQPVASQGETPKTPPPQTTPNESETEAREESPNLEKVWAQVIENLPLPAQSLVKDHCRLLSLDGNLACVGVKSEPLLKFAKKREKNIEQALRKVLNQEIKLTLEVSQVNTADSVSPAENKTDIPEYKTHPVQSPTSSPPPETDQSPKEQPSQESENYHPKPEDDNGNYGSSKAVDFQDQEVARTTETTEEKHSEEVSSEEEVNKMAKELAKAFNGEVLSTDNDVPL; encoded by the coding sequence ATGCCTTACGAACCGCTTCATCAGAAATATCGCCCACAAACCTTTGCTGATCTCGTGGGACAAAGCGCGATCGCGGATACTCTTACCAATGCCATCAAACGCCAACGCATTGCCGCTGCCTATCTATTTAGTGGTCCGCGAGGGACAGGAAAAACTTCCTCAGCACGAATTTTAGCTAAATCTCTTAACTGTCTCAATAGTAGTGAACCCACTGCCGAACCTTGTGGCGTGTGTGAATCTTGTCGCGCCATCAGCCAGAGTAATGCCCTTGACATCATCGAAATTGACGCGGCGAGTAATACTGGGGTAGATAATATTCGAGAATTGATTGAGAGATCAAGTTTTGCCCCTGTCCAGTCACGATATAAGCTGTATATTATTGACGAGTGCTTAACCGGTGATTCCCTGATTCACACCTCGCAAGGTTTAATGAGAATTGATGACCCTAACATTCAAGGAAAAACGGTTCTCAGTTATAACGAATCGCAGGGGACATGGGAATATAAAAGAGTCTTACGGTGGCTTAATCAAGGTATCAAACCAACCTTACTTATTCAAACCAGTCATCGCCAAATTCGTTGTACAGAAAATCATTTAATCAGGACAGAACAAGGATGGATTCAAGCAAAAAATCTCAAAGAAGGAATGAAGATACTATCCCCTGCAAGAGGGAATACAGCCTTAGAAAGCATTGGATCCATCTCTCTTGCCAGTAAAGAAGCAGTTTATGACTTAGAAGTTGAAGAGAATCATAACTTTGTGGCAAATGGACTTCTGGTTCATAATTGCCATATGCTGAGTACAGCAGCATTTAATGCCCTGCTGAAAACTCTCGAAGAACCGCCACCGCGAGTGGTTTTTGTTCTCGCCACCACTGATCCTCAGCGCGTTTTACCCACCATTATTTCCCGTTGTCAGCGCTTTGACTTCCGACGGATTCCCCTCACCGCGATGGTGTCTCATTTAAGCGACATTGCCCAAAAAGAAGACATTGACATTACTCCTGAAGCCCTTTCCGTCATTGCCCAAGTCTCTCACGGGGGATTACGAGATGCCCAAAGCCTCTTAGATCAACTTAGTCTCCTTTCAGAACAAATTACCATTGAGCGCGTTTGGGACTTAGTGGGTGCGATTCCAGAGCAAGACCTAATTACCCTCCTACAAGCTATTAAACAGCAAAATGGGGAGCAAGTGATCACTCTCTGTCGCCAATTAATGGATCGGGGACGAGAACCGATTATTGTATTACAAAACCTTGCAGGGTTCTATCGAGACTTATTACTCGCAAAAACTGCCCCTCAACAATCCCAATTAGTCGCCCTTACCGCTTCTACTTGGAAACAACTGTGTGAAGAAGCCCAACAATGGACGATTCAAGACATTCTCGCTGGACAAAAACATCTCCAAGACAGCGAAGCCCAAGTTAAACATACTACACAACCTCGCCTCTGGTTAGAAGTAACACTATTAGGGTTAATTAATACCACAGGAAACCAACCCACAGTAACACAAAAAAAAGCCTCTTTACCTATTCCAGAAACGCCTGTTACCAGTCAATCGGAAGTTACGACACCTCCTCCTGAAAAGAAAAAAGTAGAACCTAAAACACCTGTTTCTCAACCGTCTTCCCAACCAGTTGCAAGTCAAGGTGAAACCCCGAAAACTCCTCCTCCTCAAACCACGCCTAATGAGTCAGAAACAGAAGCTAGGGAAGAATCCCCTAATCTTGAAAAAGTTTGGGCGCAGGTGATCGAAAACTTACCACTTCCAGCGCAATCTTTAGTTAAAGATCATTGCCGTTTATTAAGTTTAGACGGAAATCTTGCCTGTGTTGGAGTAAAAAGTGAACCTCTTCTTAAGTTTGCTAAAAAACGGGAAAAAAATATTGAACAGGCTTTAAGAAAGGTTCTTAATCAAGAGATTAAACTGACTTTAGAAGTGAGTCAAGTTAATACTGCTGATTCAGTTTCTCCAGCAGAAAATAAAACAGATATTCCAGAATATAAAACTCATCCCGTTCAGTCTCCAACATCTTCACCCCCGCCTGAAACAGATCAATCACCAAAAGAACAACCATCCCAAGAGAGTGAAAATTACCACCCAAAGCCTGAAGACGATAATGGAAATTATGGGTCATCAAAGGCTGTTGATTTTCAAGATCAGGAAGTAGCAAGGACTACAGAAACAACTGAAGAAAAGCATTCGGAGGAAGTTAGTTCAGAAGAAGAGGTTAATAAAATGGCTAAAGAGTTAGCAAAAGCCTTTAATGGGGAAGTGCTTTCAACAGACAATGATGTTCCTCTTTAA
- the psb30 gene encoding photosystem II reaction center protein Ycf12/Psb30 encodes MDALTSLLSNINYEVIFQLTFVTLIMISGPVVIFLLAVRGGDM; translated from the coding sequence ATGGACGCTTTAACAAGTTTATTAAGTAACATCAATTATGAAGTAATTTTTCAGTTAACCTTTGTCACCTTAATCATGATTTCTGGCCCGGTAGTGATTTTTTTACTCGCTGTGCGTGGAGGAGATATGTAA
- a CDS encoding SAM-dependent methyltransferase yields the protein MFQLENVVPWGRSFQDYLGMFNLTPEDLKLSILDCAGGPASFNAVMKKQGKTVISCDPIYQFTSEQIQQRINETYPIIIKGLYQNFDQFVWSPITTPEALGEYRLAAMQEFLADFPQGKKEGRYRNFSFPKFPFPDQSFDLAISSHLLFTYSEQFSFSFHLNSILELCRVAKEVRIFPLVENFTSAKSRHLDFILEALTSRNYQVDIQKTDYEFQRGGNELLKVK from the coding sequence ATGTTTCAATTAGAAAATGTTGTTCCTTGGGGGCGTTCCTTTCAAGACTATTTGGGAATGTTTAATCTAACTCCTGAGGATTTAAAATTATCTATTTTAGACTGCGCCGGGGGGCCAGCAAGTTTTAATGCAGTCATGAAAAAACAGGGCAAAACTGTCATTTCTTGTGATCCGATTTATCAATTCACTTCTGAACAAATTCAGCAACGCATTAATGAAACTTATCCAATTATCATTAAAGGGCTTTATCAAAACTTTGATCAATTTGTCTGGAGTCCAATTACTACCCCTGAAGCATTGGGAGAATATCGTTTAGCGGCGATGCAAGAGTTTCTAGCTGACTTTCCTCAAGGCAAAAAAGAAGGGCGTTATCGCAATTTTAGTTTTCCTAAGTTTCCCTTTCCAGACCAAAGTTTCGATTTAGCAATTTCTTCTCATTTGTTATTTACTTACTCGGAACAGTTTTCTTTTTCCTTCCATTTAAATTCTATTTTAGAACTGTGTCGTGTTGCTAAGGAAGTGAGGATTTTTCCATTAGTAGAAAATTTTACCAGTGCCAAATCTCGACATCTTGACTTTATTTTAGAGGCATTAACTTCTAGAAATTACCAAGTTGATATCCAAAAAACTGATTATGAATTTCAACGGGGTGGCAATGAGTTATTAAAAGTAAAATAA
- a CDS encoding SagB/ThcOx family dehydrogenase produces MSEWQPTLAQHYHERTKYDPDTIAKKARSLDWENQPLPYKDYQIGTTYDLKPYLDKTPTDEPHWEKWHRLSQFLLLSYGVTAKLQTMSGEGIYLRAAPSAGGLYPAEVYLIVRGLSFLPEGLYNYQSRSHSLIHFWEDSVWSDLQVACFWHSTLENTEIAIAVSSVFYRSAWRYEDRAYRRIFLDTGHLLGNFELAGSLSDYRPHLIGGFHDDRMNELLYLNPEKEGVITVAALADLLEVNQNLSPAKTSLPSPANHTFPENIPDGQLLGYLHEKTKIDSEPQISSKQLQTSDKEDKYNFPFCLKVSTETDPIDWGEGLEGLPQTMLKRRSTRGYNGQEITFDELKQLLHFTYQPQDYWQQGLDSQPDFFEPNLISTFVAASGVTDLEEGCYYYAPNSQELRQIRFKNFRRELHYLCLGQDLGRDAGAVIFHTADLKQAIALYGDRAYRYLHMDAGHLGQRLNLATIYLQLGVSGIAGFFDNQVNEVLGIPEDEAVLYITTLGRPRR; encoded by the coding sequence ATGTCTGAATGGCAACCCACCTTAGCCCAACATTACCACGAACGTACCAAGTACGATCCAGACACGATCGCCAAAAAAGCCCGTTCTCTTGACTGGGAGAATCAGCCCCTTCCCTATAAAGATTACCAAATTGGAACCACTTACGACTTAAAACCCTATCTGGATAAAACCCCAACCGATGAACCCCACTGGGAAAAATGGCATCGTCTCTCGCAATTTCTCCTTTTATCCTATGGGGTAACCGCGAAACTGCAAACCATGTCTGGTGAGGGAATTTATCTTCGTGCTGCCCCTTCAGCAGGTGGACTTTACCCAGCAGAAGTATATCTTATTGTTAGAGGATTATCATTTTTACCAGAAGGGCTTTATAACTATCAATCTCGAAGCCATTCCCTGATTCACTTTTGGGAAGATTCTGTGTGGTCAGATTTGCAGGTTGCTTGTTTTTGGCATTCTACTTTAGAAAATACTGAGATCGCGATCGCGGTTTCCTCGGTTTTTTATCGTTCCGCATGGCGCTATGAAGATCGGGCTTATCGACGCATATTCCTTGATACAGGACATTTACTAGGCAATTTTGAACTCGCAGGAAGTTTATCAGACTATCGCCCTCATTTAATTGGCGGATTTCATGATGATCGCATGAATGAACTACTTTATCTCAACCCTGAAAAAGAAGGCGTAATTACAGTGGCTGCCTTAGCTGATTTATTAGAAGTTAACCAAAATTTATCCCCTGCAAAAACCAGTTTACCCTCTCCAGCCAATCATACGTTTCCTGAGAATATTCCTGATGGGCAATTACTAGGTTATCTCCATGAAAAGACGAAAATTGACAGCGAACCTCAAATTAGTTCTAAACAGCTACAAACCAGTGATAAAGAGGATAAATATAACTTTCCCTTTTGCTTAAAAGTTTCTACCGAAACTGATCCCATTGATTGGGGAGAAGGGTTAGAAGGGTTACCGCAAACGATGCTGAAACGCCGCTCTACACGGGGATATAATGGACAGGAAATTACTTTTGATGAGTTAAAACAACTGCTTCATTTTACTTACCAGCCTCAAGACTATTGGCAACAAGGACTCGATTCTCAGCCAGACTTTTTTGAACCCAATTTAATTTCTACTTTTGTTGCTGCTTCTGGGGTAACTGACTTAGAAGAAGGCTGTTATTATTATGCCCCGAACTCTCAAGAATTAAGACAAATTCGCTTTAAAAACTTCCGTCGAGAATTACATTATCTCTGTTTAGGACAAGATTTAGGACGAGATGCTGGTGCGGTTATTTTCCATACCGCAGACTTAAAACAGGCGATTGCTTTATACGGCGATCGCGCTTATCGTTATTTACACATGGACGCTGGACACCTGGGACAACGTCTCAATTTAGCCACTATTTATTTACAATTGGGGGTTAGTGGGATTGCAGGCTTTTTTGATAACCAAGTCAATGAAGTTTTAGGCATTCCTGAAGATGAGGCAGTTCTCTATATTACAACTTTAGGTCGTCCAAGACGATAA
- the plsY gene encoding glycerol-3-phosphate 1-O-acyltransferase PlsY has protein sequence MLELFLISSALILLAYLLGSIPSGFLAGRWLENIDIREYGSGSTGATNILRVLGAKAAVAVLLVDLLKGAIAVGIAKMSFNELPIASISEHNAAWLVILTALAAVFGHSKSVWLNFSGGKSVATSLGTLLVMTPVVALGGVVSFGLTLALSRIVSLSSLVSAIAINILMIALNEPFPYFIFSTCAAAYVIWRHRGNVERILAGTEPKIGQKVSH, from the coding sequence ATGTTAGAACTATTTTTGATTAGTAGCGCGTTAATTCTCTTAGCTTATTTGTTAGGATCAATTCCCAGTGGCTTTCTCGCTGGACGCTGGTTAGAAAACATTGATATTCGGGAGTATGGATCGGGATCTACGGGGGCAACTAATATCTTACGGGTTTTAGGGGCCAAAGCGGCAGTCGCTGTTTTACTGGTAGATTTACTTAAAGGCGCGATCGCGGTTGGTATTGCGAAAATGAGTTTCAATGAATTACCAATAGCTAGTATATCTGAGCATAATGCAGCATGGCTAGTTATTTTAACAGCGTTGGCGGCCGTTTTTGGTCATAGTAAATCAGTGTGGTTAAACTTTAGCGGTGGCAAATCAGTGGCAACCAGCTTGGGAACATTGCTAGTCATGACTCCTGTTGTGGCTTTAGGGGGAGTAGTCAGCTTTGGTTTGACCCTTGCTTTATCCAGAATTGTCTCTTTAAGTTCCTTAGTTAGCGCGATCGCGATTAATATTTTAATGATTGCCCTGAATGAACCCTTCCCTTATTTCATTTTCTCTACTTGTGCAGCCGCCTATGTTATTTGGCGACATCGCGGTAATGTAGAACGGATTTTAGCAGGCACTGAACCAAAAATTGGACAGAAAGTTTCACATTAA